A stretch of Phragmites australis chromosome 12, lpPhrAust1.1, whole genome shotgun sequence DNA encodes these proteins:
- the LOC133886876 gene encoding uncharacterized protein LOC133886876 isoform X1 translates to MLFTHETSADQFDPFSYGNLRGLEADSQHSSFTEINSRDAISNSCVSDIGKENVVGSSEESSFENTGFNSSVSPENYSFSWLPLPGNNYQPATLDHDKRPLSDVKQCQVACKRSKQTDHNTLLCSFEERPFSSGVETSSSALSDEFVETREPDHIPANDGTTTCSVSSGIPCPTREQAFGVESLYLPDWVTSFPGYFEDCGLVDVDNHVDDIDLPVHEYLPRKCVPIGPDNQVGIPEWRPRVSVNVPGASGSCADLAYGSASTSESVPGDDDRESDKWIRHCVIPMPSCSCAVDWAGDNKIDCGCSDEGSVRCARQHIMETRKSLELGLGQDKFRELGLCEMGEDVAQRWTDEDEKLFQGVVFSNPVSLGKNFWDHLPHAFPGKSSKELISYYFNVFMLRKRAQQNRSDNMRVDSDDELPGEPPVDEQKEEDPAVKCPKREHFINNSMSIEDVHEESEGKQFDGSSFHG, encoded by the exons ATGTTGTTTACACACGAGACAAGTGCTGACCAGTTTGACCCTTTTTCTTATGGTAACCTGAGGGGACTAGAGGCTGACAGCCAACATTCATCATTTACTGAAATTAATTCAAGAGATGCTATTTCAAATTCGTGTGTTTCAG ATATTGGAAAGGAGAATGTGGTTGGCAGTTCTGAGGAATCCAGTTTTGAAAACACTGGCTTTAATTCTTCAGTTTCTCCTGAGAACTACAGCTTCTCCTGGCTGCCGCTCCCAGGCAACAATTATCAGCCTGCCACACTTGATCATGACAAGCGACCTCTTTCTGATGTCAAGCAATGCCAAGTTGCTTGCAAACGTTCAAAGCAAACCGACCATAATACCTTATTATGTTCCTTTGAGGAGCGCCCTTTCAGCAGTGGTGTTGAAACATCTTCTTCAG CTTTATCTGATGAATTTGTTGAGACCAGAGAGCCGGATCACATTCCTGCAAATGATGGTACCACAACCTGCAGTGTTAGTTCAGGCATCCCATGCCCTACTCGTGAGCAAGCATTTGGAGTGGAAAGCTTGTACTTACCTGATTGGGTAACTTCTTTCCCTGGTTATTTTGAAGATTGTGGGCTAGTTGATGTAGATAACCATGTTGATGATATTGATTTGCCTGTTCATGAGTACCTCCCTAGAAAGTGTGTGCCAATTGGACCTGACAACCAGGTTGGCATTCCAGAATGGAGGCCCCGAGTTTCTGTGAATGTACCTGGTGCTTCGGGGTCTTGTGCTGATCTGGCATATGGTTCTGCTTCCACTTCAGAAtctgttcccggagatgatgaTAGAGAGAGTGACAAGTGGATCAGACACTGTGTCATTCCCATGCCTTCCTGCTCATGTGCTGTTGATTGGGCTGGAGACAACAAAATAGATTGTGGCTGCAGTGATGAAGGTTCTGTTAGGTGTGCTAGACAGCATATTATGGAAACGAGAAAAAGCCTTGAATTAGGCTTGGGACAGGACAAGTTTCGTGAGTTAGGCCTCTGTGAAATGGGAGAGGATGTTGCTCAGAGATGGACCGATGAGGACGAGAAGCTATTCCAAGGAGTTGTTTTCTCTAATCCTGTTTCGTTGGGCAAGAACTTTTGGGATCACCTCCCACATGCCTTTCCTGGTAAAAGTAGCAAGGAGCTTATTAGCTACTACTTTAATGTCTTCATGCTTCGGAAGAGGGCCCAGCAGAACAGGTCGGACAACATGCGTGTTGACAGTGATGATGAATTGCCTGGTGAGCCTCCAGTGGATGAACAGAAGGAAGAGGATCCTGCAGTGAAGTGCCCTAAACGTGAGCATTTCATCAACAATTCTATGTCCATAGAGGATGTCCACGAAGAATCTGAAGGAAAACAGTTCGATGGATCTTCTTTCCACGGTTAG
- the LOC133886876 gene encoding uncharacterized protein LOC133886876 isoform X2 has translation MLFTHETSADQFDPFSYGNLRGLEADSQHSSFTEINSRDAISNSCVSVSPENYSFSWLPLPGNNYQPATLDHDKRPLSDVKQCQVACKRSKQTDHNTLLCSFEERPFSSGVETSSSALSDEFVETREPDHIPANDGTTTCSVSSGIPCPTREQAFGVESLYLPDWVTSFPGYFEDCGLVDVDNHVDDIDLPVHEYLPRKCVPIGPDNQVGIPEWRPRVSVNVPGASGSCADLAYGSASTSESVPGDDDRESDKWIRHCVIPMPSCSCAVDWAGDNKIDCGCSDEGSVRCARQHIMETRKSLELGLGQDKFRELGLCEMGEDVAQRWTDEDEKLFQGVVFSNPVSLGKNFWDHLPHAFPGKSSKELISYYFNVFMLRKRAQQNRSDNMRVDSDDELPGEPPVDEQKEEDPAVKCPKREHFINNSMSIEDVHEESEGKQFDGSSFHG, from the exons ATGTTGTTTACACACGAGACAAGTGCTGACCAGTTTGACCCTTTTTCTTATGGTAACCTGAGGGGACTAGAGGCTGACAGCCAACATTCATCATTTACTGAAATTAATTCAAGAGATGCTATTTCAAATTCGTGTGTTTCAG TTTCTCCTGAGAACTACAGCTTCTCCTGGCTGCCGCTCCCAGGCAACAATTATCAGCCTGCCACACTTGATCATGACAAGCGACCTCTTTCTGATGTCAAGCAATGCCAAGTTGCTTGCAAACGTTCAAAGCAAACCGACCATAATACCTTATTATGTTCCTTTGAGGAGCGCCCTTTCAGCAGTGGTGTTGAAACATCTTCTTCAG CTTTATCTGATGAATTTGTTGAGACCAGAGAGCCGGATCACATTCCTGCAAATGATGGTACCACAACCTGCAGTGTTAGTTCAGGCATCCCATGCCCTACTCGTGAGCAAGCATTTGGAGTGGAAAGCTTGTACTTACCTGATTGGGTAACTTCTTTCCCTGGTTATTTTGAAGATTGTGGGCTAGTTGATGTAGATAACCATGTTGATGATATTGATTTGCCTGTTCATGAGTACCTCCCTAGAAAGTGTGTGCCAATTGGACCTGACAACCAGGTTGGCATTCCAGAATGGAGGCCCCGAGTTTCTGTGAATGTACCTGGTGCTTCGGGGTCTTGTGCTGATCTGGCATATGGTTCTGCTTCCACTTCAGAAtctgttcccggagatgatgaTAGAGAGAGTGACAAGTGGATCAGACACTGTGTCATTCCCATGCCTTCCTGCTCATGTGCTGTTGATTGGGCTGGAGACAACAAAATAGATTGTGGCTGCAGTGATGAAGGTTCTGTTAGGTGTGCTAGACAGCATATTATGGAAACGAGAAAAAGCCTTGAATTAGGCTTGGGACAGGACAAGTTTCGTGAGTTAGGCCTCTGTGAAATGGGAGAGGATGTTGCTCAGAGATGGACCGATGAGGACGAGAAGCTATTCCAAGGAGTTGTTTTCTCTAATCCTGTTTCGTTGGGCAAGAACTTTTGGGATCACCTCCCACATGCCTTTCCTGGTAAAAGTAGCAAGGAGCTTATTAGCTACTACTTTAATGTCTTCATGCTTCGGAAGAGGGCCCAGCAGAACAGGTCGGACAACATGCGTGTTGACAGTGATGATGAATTGCCTGGTGAGCCTCCAGTGGATGAACAGAAGGAAGAGGATCCTGCAGTGAAGTGCCCTAAACGTGAGCATTTCATCAACAATTCTATGTCCATAGAGGATGTCCACGAAGAATCTGAAGGAAAACAGTTCGATGGATCTTCTTTCCACGGTTAG